The following coding sequences lie in one Leptospiraceae bacterium genomic window:
- a CDS encoding rod shape-determining protein, producing MIFDKIYNLFSNDMGIDLGTANTLVYVKGQGIVLNEPSVVAVQQSTGKVLAVGHEAKRMLGRTPGDIVAIRPMRDGVIADFDTVEKMIRYFIQKVHKRTTLVKPRLVIGIPSGITEVEKRAVRESAEQAGAREIYLIEEALAAAIGANIPIDEPAGTMVVDIGGGTTEIAVISLGGMVISDSIRVAGDEFDEAIIRYIRTQYNLIIGERTAEELKFKLGNAYPEKTVETMEIKGRDAVTGLPRTLEVDSNEIREALKETLEQILEAIKNTLEKTPPELAADIVERGIVLTGGGCLLKGLDKYLSKETGVPVIRAENPLICVALGTGKYLEELPKLKQRGMLNNRR from the coding sequence ATGATTTTTGATAAAATTTATAACTTATTTTCCAACGACATGGGGATTGATTTAGGAACGGCTAATACATTGGTGTATGTGAAAGGTCAAGGGATTGTTTTAAATGAACCATCTGTTGTAGCCGTTCAGCAGTCGACGGGAAAAGTTTTGGCTGTTGGGCACGAGGCAAAGCGAATGTTAGGAAGGACTCCAGGCGATATTGTTGCCATTCGACCTATGAGGGATGGGGTTATTGCTGATTTCGATACAGTAGAAAAAATGATTCGCTATTTCATTCAAAAAGTCCACAAACGAACTACTTTAGTAAAACCCAGGTTGGTGATTGGAATCCCATCCGGGATTACAGAAGTAGAAAAAAGAGCTGTGAGGGAGTCCGCTGAACAAGCAGGTGCCCGTGAAATCTACCTTATAGAAGAAGCTCTTGCTGCGGCGATTGGAGCTAATATTCCCATCGATGAACCAGCGGGAACCATGGTTGTCGATATTGGTGGTGGAACCACAGAAATTGCCGTGATCTCTCTGGGAGGTATGGTAATTTCTGATTCGATACGTGTTGCTGGTGATGAGTTCGATGAAGCAATCATACGGTATATACGAACTCAGTATAATCTCATCATAGGGGAAAGAACCGCCGAAGAACTAAAATTCAAGCTAGGGAATGCATATCCAGAAAAAACCGTAGAAACAATGGAAATCAAAGGTCGAGATGCGGTAACAGGACTTCCAAGAACACTCGAGGTAGACTCCAACGAAATCCGCGAAGCATTAAAAGAAACATTAGAACAAATCTTAGAAGCCATCAAAAATACCTTAGAAAAAACCCCACCTGAACTAGCGGCTGATATAGTTGAAAGAGGAATTGTTCTTACTGGCGGTGGATGTTTGCTTAAAGGTTTAGATAAATATTTGAGTAAAGAAACAGGAGTACCTGTGATTCGAGCCGAGAATCCCTTGATCTGCGTAGCTCTAGGAACGGGAAAATATTTAGAAGAATTGCCAAAACTAAAGCAAAGAGGCATGCTCAATAACAGAAGATAA